One Aegilops tauschii subsp. strangulata cultivar AL8/78 chromosome 7, Aet v6.0, whole genome shotgun sequence genomic window carries:
- the LOC109783639 gene encoding F-box/kelch-repeat protein At5g43190 has protein sequence MAADSAARCPWDELPAHLQERILSRLPLTALVPVAAVSRALRRLLRSPAFHALLSQHRLDAFFLLSPRLAFHPLSRRLLQVPPSPPLDPSCPPLISSASPSFLVTADSLLRLPALPDRSYLIAVVVPPSPSSSSRDYTLVAVTTNGAAVRSYSLDSADPSPRWVPGAELPLPFAILGNAAVASDRARLFVLGRGPDALLVLDLETRKWAAPPVVMPHGLTTAHLFVLDDRLFLVGGVERLGVLERVVVWQLDNDEAVGWVEVAAMPPEVFDELVAGRHGSFWHFQAADRMGTLCLYNALDGRLVMFDAVDCVWTMMPRVSGLGAGESQMWFGHVLEPGVDLLLGQRSPCS, from the coding sequence ATGGCCGCCGACTCCGCCGCCCGCTGCCCGTGGGACGAGCTCCCGGCGCACCTCCAGGAGCGCATCCTCTCCCGCCTGCCGCTCACCGCgctcgtccccgtcgccgccgtcTCCCGGGCGCTGCGCCGCCTCCTGCGCTCCCCGGCCTTCCACGCCCTCCTCTCCCAGCACCGCCTcgacgccttcttcctcctctcgccgcGCCTCGCCTTCCACCCGCTCTCCCGGCGCCTCCTCCAGGTGCCCCCCTCGCCCCCGCTCGATCCATCTTGCCCTCCCCTCATCTCCTCCGCCTCCCCCTCCTTCCTTGTCACCGCCGACTCGCTCCTCCGCCTCCCAGCGCTCCCCGACCGCTCCTACCTCATCGCTGTCGTCGTCCCACCCTCACCCTCCTCCTCCAGCCGGGATTACACCCTCGTCGCCGTCACCACCAACGGCGCCGCTGTCCGCTCGTATTCCCTGGACTCCGCCGATCCCTCCCCACGGTGGGTACCTGGGGCCGAGCTCCCGCTACCATTTGCGATCCTTGGCAATGCTGCGGTCGCCAGTGACCGTGCTCGGCTCTTTGTGCTCGGCCGGGGTCCGGACGCACTTCTGGTGCTTGATCTCGAGACCAGGAAGTGGGCTGCTCCGCCAGTTGTGATGCCGCACGGCCTTACAACGGCGCACCTGTTTGTTCTCGATGATCGGCTGTTCTTGGTCGGTGGGGTGGAGAGGCTCGGGGTGCTGGAGCGGGTGGTGGTGTGGCAGTTGGACAACGACGAGGCAGTGGGATGGGTGGAGGTAGCCGCAATGCCGCCGGAGGTGTTCGATGAGTTGGTGGCTGGTAGGCATGGCAGTTTCTGGCACTTTCAGGCTGCGGACAGAATGGGGACTCTTTGTCTGTACAATGCTTTAGATGGGAGGCTGGTGATGTTTGATGCGGTGGATTgtgtatggacgatgatgccacGAGTGTCTGGGTTAGGAGCCGGGGAGAGCCAAATGTGGTTTGGGCATGTCTTGGAGCCAGGCGTCGACCTCTTGCTGGGACAACGCAGCCCGTGTTCATGA